The sequence GCCAGCCGCCGCGCCGGGGCAGCGCCCATGCTGGCGATGGCGCAGATGGCTCGCGCCCCGCGCCAGGCGGTGCGGATGATCCTGCTGCTGGCGCTGGCGAGCAGTTTTGCCAGCTTCGCGCTGGTCTTCATCGCTTCGGAGTCGTCGCATATCCAGAAGATAGCCGCTTATGAGACCGGAGCCGACTTCAGCGGGCCGGTGCTGAGCCAGAACTTCTCTGATCCGGTAGGGAAACAGGCTATCCCGTATCGGAAGATTCCGGGGGTGCTCTCGGCGACCCTGGGCTACGCGGGTGATGCGTCCCTGGAGCAAACGTCGCAAACGTTCCCGATCCGGGTGCGCGCGGTGGACGCCAGCACGTTTGCTCAGACGGCTATCTGGACCGATGAGGATTCCAGCCAGTCCTTGTCCTCGCTGATGAATCAGCTAGTCGCCAAGCGGCGGCCAACAACCCTGGTACAGGCGGACCCGGTTCCCGCTATTGTTGATGCGCTGGCCTGGAAGACGCTCAATCTGAGCGTTGGAGCGCCTTTCGTCTTGAATATTGCCAATACGAATGTCGTGTTTGAGGCGATTGCTGAGGTCGAGCATATCCCCACCATCAATGATAGCCTGGTCTCTGGCCCGTCCAGCGATTTTACGGTCCCTGGGGGGATTCTGACCGATTACCAGACGATGGCCCCTGCTTTGCAAAGCGACTCTGGGACCGGCATCACCCCCAATTACCTCTGGCTGCGCACCAGCGATGACCCGGCCTTGCTGGCAAAGGTTCGCAAGGCGCTCAGCCAGGGGCCGTTAGCCCTCCAGTCCATCAATGATCGCCGCGCCATGATCGCGGGTCTGGAGAAAGACCCACTCTATATAGCCCTGATCAATGTCCTGGCGCTGGGGACGGCCACGACGGTCCTGCTGGCGCTGGTGGGCAACCTGATTGCTTCCTGGCTGAGCGCGCGGGCGCGGCTGATTAACTTCGCGCTGCTGCGCGCCCTGGGCAGCGCGCCGCGCCAGATCGCCAGGGTGCTGACCTGGGAGCAAACCATTGTCTATTCGACGGCCATCGCCCTGGGGGCGTTCTTTGGCGCGCTGCTGGCGGCGACCATTGTTCCCGCGCTGATCTTTACCGGTCTTCCTGATTACACGAGCGACACCAGCAGCGGGGAGTTCTTTGCCATCCAGCATGTGCTGTCTACGCAGATGGTGATACCGCTCTCGTTGGTAATCATCTTCGTGGCGCTGGTGGTGATCTGTGCGGTGGCGATTGGCATGATGGCGCGCGTGGCCTCCAGGCCGTCAATCAGCCAGACGCTGCGGCTCAACGACGATTAGCGGACTGTCGCTCTCGTCCCAGTCGGCGGCGCACAATGCCGCCCAGCAGGCGCACTTCTTCCAGGCCGAAGAAGTGCGCCAGTGCGCCGTAGGCCAGCGCGCCGCCCCCAGCGGTAACAGCGACGGTCAGCGCCTGCCCGGAAAAATGCTGCAAACTGAAGAGAGGGAGTGGACTGACCAGGCTCAGCAGACCCCAGCAGACTGCGCCCATGATGAGCGCGGCCAGGCAGATTTTGCCGAGCGCGGCCAGCAGCCCTTCGCCCGCCAGCGGGCCGATGGCCCGGCGCAGCAGGAAAAGCAGGATGAGCGCGTGCGCGCTGTTCTGGACGGACTGCGCGAAGGCCAGCGCGGGCATGCCGATTGTGCCAACCAGCGGCAGGGCGATGAGCAGATAGAAGCCCCAGACGAGGATGCCAACCAGAACGGGCGTGAGCGTGTTCTTGCGGGCGTAAAAGGCGGCGATGAGCAGTTGATCGAGGACCAGGAAGGGCAGTTGATAGGAGTAGTTGAGCAGGGCCAGGCCGGTGCGGTCAACGTCGGCAAGGGTAAACGCGCCGTGACGCAGGATGATGGCGACAATCGGCAGGCGCAGGACATCTAGCCCGACCATTGCCGGAATCATCAGCAGCAGGCCCAGCTTGATGCCCAGGCGCAGCGTGCGCTTGAACTCCTCGTGGTTGCCTTCAGTAGCGTGGGCGGTGAGCGATGGCAGAATGGCAAAGCTGAGCGCGGCGGCCACCAGCCCTGTTGGGAAACCGATGAGCGCGGAGGCCGAGGCGAGGGCGCTGAGGTTTTGTGGGCCGGTTCCGGTTGCCAGACGGAGATCGATCTGCTGGCCCAGGACGGTGATGACCAGCCCCAACGCGACAGGCGCGTACAAGCGCATGATCTGGCGCACCGCTGGATGCTTGAGGTCCAGCGCGAAGCGATAGCGGATGCCCTGGCGCGCCAGCCCGATGCCAATCAGCGCGACCTCGCCCAGCGCGCCCAGCAATACGCCCGCCGCCGCGCCATAAATGCCATAGTGCTGGCCCAGGATGACGACGCCGATGGCCGCGCCCAGGATGATGCCGACGTGATAGAGGCCATTGGCCCAGGAGGCGAAGACCACCGAGCGCAGCGCGTAGAGCAGCGCAGAGCCAACGGCGAAGAGTCCCAGGATAAAGAGGCTGGGTAGGATCAGGCGCGTCAGGTTGACGGTGAGGGTGAACGTTTCCCCCTGATAGTTCACCAGCGGAATCAGGTACAGCGGAGCCAGCAGTATCAGCAGCGCCGTGACGACGCCGGTGACGATGGCGACGAGGTTGATAATGGTGCTGAAGATGCGCCAGAGTTCGCGGCGCTGGTCGGGCGCGCTGTGATCAACGAAGGTGGGGATCAGCGCGCCGCTAATGGCCCCGCCGATGAGCAGGTCATAAAATTGCTGCGGGATTTTGAGCGCGGCAAAGAACGCGCCGGTTTCCTGGCCCTGCCCAAACAGGCCACTGATGACTTGCAAGCGCGCCATGCCCAGCAGGCTGCTGATCAGGTTGCCGATCATGATCAACGTGGCTGCTGTGACCAGACGGCGATGGCTGGCGGTTGCAACCGCCTGCCCATCTGGCGTGGTTTCAATCACCTGCTCTGGTTCAGCGTTGTTGGCAGCGATGAGGTCGCGCTCCATGCCCACTTAGCCCTCCGCCTGATGCTGGCCGCGCTGAAGGATGCGCTCGATCAGCGCCGTCGTTGAGTGTTCGGGCAGATAGGGGAGCAGGCGCACCTGCCCGCCATAGGCCAGCACCGGCGCGGCTTCCGGCAGTTTCGTGTAATTGATGGCCGCGCCTTGGTCTGCTGCGCCGGATGCGGCGTAATCACCGCCTTTCACATAGACATCCGGGCGCAGCGCCTCGACCAGCGCCACCGCCGTCGCTTCCTCGAAGATGGTCACGTAGTCCACGCAGGCCAGCGCGGCCAGCACTTCGGCGCGTTCCTGCTGCGGCGTCAGCGGGCGGCCCGGCCCTTTGAGCGCGCGGGCGGAGGCGTCGCTGTTGACGCCCACGACCAGCAGGTCGCCCAGCGCGTGGGCCGCCTGGAGATAGCGTATATGGCCCAGGTGCAGCAGGTCGAAGCAGCCGTTGGTGAAGACGACGACGGCCCCCGCCGCCTGGCGCTCGCGCAGGAGGGCGGCGAGTTCGCCGCGCGCGTAGATGTTCGCTGCTGGATGAGAGATAGCGGCCATCGGCTTAGCTCTCCGCTCTCAGCGCGTCTTCCACCCCGCGTATCAGTTCTTCTGGCGTATTGCTGGCGCAGCCCAGCCGACGCACGACCAGACTCGCCGCGATATTGGCAAGTATGGTGGCCTGGGCCATGTCAGCGCCCGCCGCCAGGGCCAGAGTGAAAGTGGCGGTGACGGTATCGCCCGCGCCGGTCGTATCGCGCACCTCGGTGAGATTGATGGCGGGCAGGTGCAGCGGCGGCTTGCCAGGCTCAAAGAGGCTCATGCCTTCGCTGCCCCGTGTAATCAAGACGCCCTGCGCCTGCATACCCGCGAGCAACTGCTGGCCCGCAGCCTCCAGGCTGGCGAGATCGGTAATGGCAGTTTTGAGGGTGGCCTCGGCTTCGGGCTGGTTGGGCGTGACGCTGGTGACGCCCCGGAAGCGAAAGAGGTCGTCGTGCGAATCAACGGTAATAATCTTGTCGTGCTGGCGCGCCAGCGAGACACAGGTTTCGATAATAGCCGGGCTGATCACGCAGTTTTCATAGTCGGAGATAATGATGGCGTCCATCTGCGGCAGGGTCTGCTCGATATAGGCAAGCATCTCCGCCTGCGAGCCGTCGCCCAGCCGCGAGCCATCGAACACATCAACGCGCACGATCTGCTGCTGGACAAGCTGGCTGCTTCCGGCCAGGATGCGTGTTTTGGTGGAGGTGGGGCGGC comes from Ktedonobacterales bacterium and encodes:
- a CDS encoding adenylyltransferase/cytidyltransferase family protein; its protein translation is MAAISHPAANIYARGELAALLRERQAAGAVVVFTNGCFDLLHLGHIRYLQAAHALGDLLVVGVNSDASARALKGPGRPLTPQQERAEVLAALACVDYVTIFEEATAVALVEALRPDVYVKGGDYAASGAADQGAAINYTKLPEAAPVLAYGGQVRLLPYLPEHSTTALIERILQRGQHQAEG
- a CDS encoding PfkB family carbohydrate kinase; the encoded protein is MDIATLTQIIARFADKKVLVVGDMVLDEYIIGTPTRISREAPVLILEQREQFTVPGGAINPGINARTLGADVYLSGLVGNDLPGARLRAKLDEFSIHCEGLCSEASRPTSTKTRILAGSSQLVQQQIVRVDVFDGSRLGDGSQAEMLAYIEQTLPQMDAIIISDYENCVISPAIIETCVSLARQHDKIITVDSHDDLFRFRGVTSVTPNQPEAEATLKTAITDLASLEAAGQQLLAGMQAQGVLITRGSEGMSLFEPGKPPLHLPAINLTEVRDTTGAGDTVTATFTLALAAGADMAQATILANIAASLVVRRLGCASNTPEELIRGVEDALRAES
- the murJ gene encoding murein biosynthesis integral membrane protein MurJ — its product is MERDLIAANNAEPEQVIETTPDGQAVATASHRRLVTAATLIMIGNLISSLLGMARLQVISGLFGQGQETGAFFAALKIPQQFYDLLIGGAISGALIPTFVDHSAPDQRRELWRIFSTIINLVAIVTGVVTALLILLAPLYLIPLVNYQGETFTLTVNLTRLILPSLFILGLFAVGSALLYALRSVVFASWANGLYHVGIILGAAIGVVILGQHYGIYGAAAGVLLGALGEVALIGIGLARQGIRYRFALDLKHPAVRQIMRLYAPVALGLVITVLGQQIDLRLATGTGPQNLSALASASALIGFPTGLVAAALSFAILPSLTAHATEGNHEEFKRTLRLGIKLGLLLMIPAMVGLDVLRLPIVAIILRHGAFTLADVDRTGLALLNYSYQLPFLVLDQLLIAAFYARKNTLTPVLVGILVWGFYLLIALPLVGTIGMPALAFAQSVQNSAHALILLFLLRRAIGPLAGEGLLAALGKICLAALIMGAVCWGLLSLVSPLPLFSLQHFSGQALTVAVTAGGGALAYGALAHFFGLEEVRLLGGIVRRRLGRERQSANRR